The DNA window TAACAGTACCACCTGTTAATATAGCTATGTCACTTAACATCGCTTTACGACGATCACCAAATCCAGGAGCTTTAACAGCAGCTACCTTAACAATACCTCTCATATTATTTACTACAAGAGTTGCTAAAGCTTCTCCTTCAATGTCTTCTGCAATTATCATTAATGGTTTACCAGATTTTGCTACAGTTTCTAAAATAGGTAATAATTCTCTAATATTAGAAATTTTTTTTTCAACTAATAAAATTTGTGGATTTTCAAGTTCTACTGTCATAGTTTCTTGATTTGTTACAAAATATGGAGATAAATAACCTCTATCAAATTGCATTCCTTCTACTACTTCTAAAACATCTTCAAAAGAACGACTTTCATCAACAGTAATTACACCTTCTTTTCCTACTTTATTCATTGCATCTGCTATAAGTTTACCAATTTTATAATCTCCATTAGCCGAAATAGTACCAACTTGAGCAATTGATTTAGTATCTTTACAAGGTACAGATATTTTTTTTATTTCATTAACCGCAGCTATTATTGCTTTATCAATACCTCTTTTTAGATCCATAGGATTCATACTAGCTATAACACCTTTTAAACCTTCATTTATAATACTTTGTGCTATAACAGTTGCTGTTGTAGTACCATCACCTGCTACATCAGAAGTTTTAGAAGCTACTTCTTTAAGCATTTGTGCTCCCATATTTTCAAATTTATCCTTTAATTCAATTTCTTTAGCTACAGAAACACCATCTTTAGTTACAATAGGAGCACCAAATGATTTATCAATAATAACATTTCTTCCTTTAGGACCTAATGTTGTTTTAACTGCATCTGCAAGAATATTTACACCTCGAGATAAACTTTTTCTAGCTTCATCTGAAAATAAAAGTTTTTTTATTGTCATTAATAACAACCTTAATTATATATTTTTTTTATATTTTTAAATTATTATTCTAATATACCTAAAATATCATTTTCTGACATTATTAATAGTTCTTCGTTATTTATTATTTGTTTTTCTATACTATACCCATCTTTAAATATTACAATATCTCCTATTTTTACATCTAAAGGACGTAGTTGACCATTTTCTAGTATACGACCTTTACCTATAGCTAATATTTTACCTTTATTAATTTTTTCTTGACTTCCAGTAGGTAATACTAATCCACTAGGAGTTTTTCTATTTTCTTCTAAACGTTTTATTACTATACGATCATGTAATGGACGTATATTCATATAATATCCTTATTTTTTATTATAATATTTTATATTATAATCATGTTAATAAATTATAATATTAAAAAAATATAATATTATATTTTTTTTATAATATATATATTTAAATTAATGTTTATTAATGCGTAACAGAAGTATTTATGGTTATGATAATGTTTTATTATCTTTTATAAATAAAGAAATTCAAAGACAAGAAGATCATCTTGATTTAATAGCTTCAGAGAATTATACTAGTACTAGAATAATGGAATTGCAAGGTAGTCCTCTTACTAATAAATATGCTGAGGGATATCCATTAAATCGTTATTATGGAGGATGTGAATTTATTGATGATATTGAAAATATTTCTATTACACGAGTATGTAAATTATTTAATTGTAATTATGCAAATATTCAACCTCATTCTGGTTCTCAAGCTAATTTTGCTGTATTACAAGCATTACTTCAACCTAAAGATATTATTTTAGGAATGAGTTTAAATGCAGGAGGTCATCTTACACATGGTGCTAAACCTAATTTTTCTAGTAAAATTTATACTTCTATTCAATATGGATTAAATATTAATGGTTTTATTGATTATGATAATATTTTTTTTTTAACAATTAAAAAAAAACCTAAAATGATTATAGCAGGTTTTTCTGCTTATTCTCAAATAGTAGATTGGTCAATAATTCGTGAAATTGCTGATAGTGTTAATGCATATTTATTTGTTGATATGGCTCATATAGCTGGATTAGTAGCTACTAATCTATATCCTAGTCCATTACCTTATGCACACGTAGTAACAACTACTACTCATAAAACATTAAGAGGACCTAGAGGAGGTATAATTTTATCATCTTGTAATGATTCTTTAATTTATAAAAAATTAGATTCTGCCGTTTTTCCTGGTCAACAAGGAGGCCCTTTAATGCATATTATAGCTGCTAAAGCTATATGTTTTAAAGAAGCACTTGAACCTAATTTTAAAATTTATCAACAAAAAGTTATAAATAATGCAGCTATAATGACTTATATTTTAATTAATAGAGGTTATGATATTATTTCAGGAGGTACTAAAAATCATTTATTTTTAATTTCACTTATAAAAAATAATATTACTGGAAAATTAGCTGAAATTTCATTAAGTCGTGCTAATATTATTGTAAACAAAAATTTAATTATAAATGATATGTTTTCTCCTAAAATTACTTCTGGTTTAAGAATAGGTACTTCATCTATTACAACTAGAGGTTTTAAAGAAAAACATTGTAAAATAATTGCTAATTGGATATGTGATATTTTAGATAATATAAAAAATTGTAAAAATAATAAAATATTATATAAAATAAGTTTAAAAATAAAAAATATTTGTAAAAATATGCCTGTATATAAAAATAAATAATCTTATGGAGGCGGGGGGATTCGAACCCCCGTCCGTTGGTACTGATCAATTAGATCTACATGTATAGTTTCGTCTATTATTTTTAATCTGACGAACAAGATTTTTAATAAATGAATTTTTATTTAATTTTCTATTTTAAAATAGTATCTTGATATTTATATCAAAATCTATAAAATAATGAACAAGAACATTATTTACTAAATTAATATCATCACTAAAAATATTTATGCTGCTGCTAGTGATAATTCTTGAAGATTATTTTC is part of the Candidatus Johnevansia muelleri genome and encodes:
- the groL gene encoding 60 kDa chaperonin; amino-acid sequence: MTIKKLLFSDEARKSLSRGVNILADAVKTTLGPKGRNVIIDKSFGAPIVTKDGVSVAKEIELKDKFENMGAQMLKEVASKTSDVAGDGTTTATVIAQSIINEGLKGVIASMNPMDLKRGIDKAIIAAVNEIKKISVPCKDTKSIAQVGTISANGDYKIGKLIADAMNKVGKEGVITVDESRSFEDVLEVVEGMQFDRGYLSPYFVTNQETMTVELENPQILLVEKKISNIRELLPILETVAKSGKPLMIIAEDIEGEALATLVVNNMRGIVKVAAVKAPGFGDRRKAMLSDIAILTGGTVISNETNLRIEDAKLEHLGNANRITLTKENTTIIDGHGKINNIKIRIKQIQNQIDSSTSEYDREKLQERIAKLSGGVAVIRVGAATELEMKEKKARIEDALHSTRAAVEEGVVPGGGTALIRAINNLKNLAGENEDQNHGIKIALRAFESPLRQIVTNSGEESSVILNKVKAGQGNYGYNAATNEYGDLFEMGVIDPAKVTRTALQSAGSIGGLMITTEVMITEDTNVKSTPDITNSGAGGMGGAGGGMGGMM
- the groS gene encoding 10 kDa chaperonin, which produces MNIRPLHDRIVIKRLEENRKTPSGLVLPTGSQEKINKGKILAIGKGRILENGQLRPLDVKIGDIVIFKDGYSIEKQIINNEELLIMSENDILGILE
- the glyA gene encoding Serine hydroxymethyltransferase produces the protein MRNRSIYGYDNVLLSFINKEIQRQEDHLDLIASENYTSTRIMELQGSPLTNKYAEGYPLNRYYGGCEFIDDIENISITRVCKLFNCNYANIQPHSGSQANFAVLQALLQPKDIILGMSLNAGGHLTHGAKPNFSSKIYTSIQYGLNINGFIDYDNIFFLTIKKKPKMIIAGFSAYSQIVDWSIIREIADSVNAYLFVDMAHIAGLVATNLYPSPLPYAHVVTTTTHKTLRGPRGGIILSSCNDSLIYKKLDSAVFPGQQGGPLMHIIAAKAICFKEALEPNFKIYQQKVINNAAIMTYILINRGYDIISGGTKNHLFLISLIKNNITGKLAEISLSRANIIVNKNLIINDMFSPKITSGLRIGTSSITTRGFKEKHCKIIANWICDILDNIKNCKNNKILYKISLKIKNICKNMPVYKNK